From a single Nicotiana tomentosiformis chromosome 2, ASM39032v3, whole genome shotgun sequence genomic region:
- the LOC138906222 gene encoding uncharacterized protein: MRAQNRRLYRPQTGSRKSSSPACTINMIIGGGGGDASINGMKFTTTYKLKRSITRERYDGLEKSIIFDKSDADGLTFPHNDALVITLHILYTDVKRIMVDDGTGAYIIHPQVFTQMRLEDKIVLCCITLTGFNNTVERTSEEITLPVMASGVNLETTFHIMDQDTTYNAIVGRLWIHPMRAITSSLYQVIKFSTP, encoded by the coding sequence ATGCGAGCACAAAACAGAAGATTGTATCGCCCTCAAACAGGAAGCCGTAAGTCTTCATCACCAGCTTGTACCATCAACATGATTATTGGCGGCGGCGGCGGTGACGCCTCTATCAATGGCATGAAGTTCACCACCACTTACAAACTCAAGCGGTCTATAACCCGTGAACGGTATGACGGACTCGAAAAGAGTATTATCTTCGATAAGTCGGATGCAGATGGTTTGACTTTCCCTCATAATGATGCCCTTGTTATTACTTTACACATTTTATATACCGATGTCAAACGTATCATGGTGGACGATGGAACCGGTGCATACATTATCCATCCTCAAGTCTTTACCCAAATGAggctcgaggataagatagtgttgTGTTGCATCACGCTAACCGGTTTTAATAATACAGTTGAGCGAACATCCGAGGAAATTACACTCCCCGTCATGGCCAGCGGCGTGAATCTGGAGacgacattccacatcatggaccaggacacTACATACAACGCAATAGTGGGACGACTATGGATACACCCCATGAGAGCCATCACATCCAGCCTataccaagtaattaaattctcgACACCATGA